A genomic segment from Glycine max cultivar Williams 82 chromosome 1, Glycine_max_v4.0, whole genome shotgun sequence encodes:
- the LOC102668738 gene encoding protein MAIN-LIKE 1-like → MTQDVPDMTEDVPDMAKDAPEMTADVQGDDGAEGSYADGFPGGPRDPSVLTSFADHVAHAVWSGQERPDLKLVSHRRKVTLIGRPVPEIKGLVSASGLSPLIDCSIVTGDPGLISAFVERWHSETSTFHLPVGELTITLDDVSLLLHLPITGALHSFHALSTEETIFLLTELLEVSAEEVRAETALTHGAYIRLGWVRDIYEMRCQARRWIVAARAYLLHLVGCTLFANKSATYVHVVHLYAFRDLGQSGGYAWGVAALVHMYDQLDEASRTTTRQIAGYLTLLQCWIYEHFPSVHQCVTDDAY, encoded by the exons ATGACTCAGGATGTTCCTGACATGACTGAGGATGTCCCTGATATGGCTAAGGATGCACCTGAGATGACTGCGGACGTACAGGGTGATGATGGTGCTGAGGGGTCATATGCTGATGGATTCCCAGGTGGGCCACGTGACCCATCAGTGCTGACATCATTTGCGGACCATGTAGCACATGCCGTTtggagtggacag gaacgtcctgatttgaagttggTGTCACATAGGAGGAAGGTGACATtgattgggaggccagtgcctgagattAAAGGACTGGTTAGTGCCAGTGGATTAAGTCCATTGATTGATTGTTCAATTGTtactggcgatcctggacttatatccgcatttgtggagaggtggcacagcGAGAccagcaccttccaccttccgGTAGGAGAGTtgacgatcacattggatgatgtgtcgtTACTCCTTCATTTGCCTATCACTGGCGCGTTGCACAGCTTTCATGCTCTTTCTACGGAGGAGACGATATTTTTGCTGACCGAGTTGCTTGAGGTGTCTGCCGAGGAGGTTAGAGCCGAGACAGCACTGACACATGGGGCATACATACGACTGGGATGGGTTCGAGACATTTACGAGATGAGATGTCAGGCCCGGCGGTGGATTGTAGCAGCTCGTGCTTATCTGTTGCACCTggtcggttgcactctttttgctaataagagtgcaacatacgtTCATGTGGTGCACCTATACGCTTTCCGCGACCTAGGTCAGAGTGGTGGTTATGCTTGGGGAGTTGCcgcgctggttcatatgtatgaccagttagatgaggcttCTAGGACCACCACACGACAGATTGCGGGGTACCTGACTCTATTACAG tgctggatctatgagcactttCCTAGTGTGCACCAGTGCGTGACAGATGATGCATACTag
- the LOC100797720 gene encoding transcription factor bHLH49 isoform X1 has product MGDKEKFELDRNEDPMSYSSGMHSDWRFGGANIASSSVAMVGLGNSMNVSRGDLIGSSSCSSASMVDSFGPNYWENPTCSQNLGFCDINVHNNGGSSSTVAIRKDGFGFGRAGQDHHETLEMGWNPANSILSNGPGMFPHTLSQFPTDSGFIERAARFSCFSGGNFSDMVNSYGIAQSMGLYGARDAIAGHGMKSVTGGQSQGGDMNVVEATKDVSPSVEHLVAAKGSPLKSDRRSEGHVISQDEGKQSLVRPANESDRAESSDDGGGQDDSPMLEGTSGEPSSKGLNTKKRKRSGQDGDNDKANGAQELPSEGAEDNYENQQKGDHQPTSTAKASGKNAKLGSQASDPPKEEYIHVRARRGQATNSHSLAERVRREKISERMKFLQDLVPGCSKVTGKAVMLDEIINYVQSLQRQVEFLSMKLATVNPRLDFNIEGLLAKDILQQRPGPSSALGFPLDMSMAFPPLHPPQPGLIHPVIPNMANSSDILQRTIHPQLAPLNGGLKEPNQLPDVWEDELHNVVQMSFATTAPLTSQDFDGTGPASQMKVEL; this is encoded by the exons ATGGGTGACAAAGAAAAGTTTGAGTTGGATAGAAACGAGGATCCTATGAGTTATTCTAGTGGAATGCACTCGGATTGGAGATTTGGGGGTGCAAATATTGCAAGTTCTTCTGTAGCTATGGTTGGCCTGGGGAATTCTATGAATGTCAGCAGAGGGGATTTGATTGGTTCTTCTTCATGTTCCTCTGCTTCAATGGTGGACTCATTTGGTCCAAACTACTGGGAAAACCCCACCTGTTCCCAAAACTTGGGATTTTGTGACATTAATGTCCACAACAATGGGGGTTCTTCAAGCACAGTTGCAATCAGAAAAGATGGTTTTGGATTTGGAAGAGCTGGTCAGGATCATCATGAAACACTTGAAATGGGTTGGAACCCTGCTAATTCTATATTATCAAATGGACCAGGGATGTTTCCCCACACTTTGTCTCAGTTTCCAACTGATTCTGGATTCATTGAGAGAGCTGCAAGATTCTCATGCTTCAGTGGAGGGAATTTTAGTGATATGGTAAACTCATATGGGATTGCTCAATCCATGGGGCTGTATGGAGCAAGAGATGCTATTGCAGGCCATGGGATGAAATCAGTAACTGGAGGGCAATCTCAGGGAGGTGATATGAATGTAGTTGAAGCTACAAAGGATGTGTCTCCATCTGTTGAACATCTTGTTGCTGCTAAAGGAAGCCCTCTCAAGAGTGATAGAAGAAGTGAAGGCCATGTTATATCCCAAGATGAAGGGAAGCAATCTCTTGTTAGGCCCGCTAATGAGTCTGATAGAGCTGAATCTAGTGATGATGGTGGTGGTCAGGATGACTCCCCAATGTTGGAAGGTACTAGTGGGGAACCTTCTAGCAAAGGACTAAacacaaagaaaaggaaaagaagtggACAG GATGGTGATAATGATAAAGCCAATGGAGCTCAAGAACTACCTAGTGAAGGTGCAGAGGACAACTATGAGAATCAACAGAAGGGAGACCACCAACCAACTTCAACAGCCAAGGCTTCTGGGAAGAATGCCAAACTGGGGTCTCAAGCTTCTGATCCACCCAAGGAGGAATACATACATGTTAGAGCTCGCCGGGGTCAAGCAACAAACAGCCATAGCCTTGCAGAGAGA GTGAGGAGGGAAAAGATAAGTGAGAGAATGAAGTTTCTTCAAGATCTTGTACCTGGATGCAGCAAG GTCACTGGCAAGGCAGTAATGCTAgatgaaatcatcaactatgtaCAGTCACTTCAACGACAGGTTGAG tttttgtctATGAAACTTGCAACAGTAAATCCACGGCTGGATTTTAATATTGAAGGACTTCTTGCTAAAGAT ATTCTTCAACAACGGCCTGGTCCTTCATCCGCACTAGGGTTTCCTCTAGATATGTCCATGGCTTTTCCTCCATTACATCCACCTCAACCTGGGCTGATTCATCCAGTAATTCCCAACATGGCAAACTCATCTGATATCCTTCAAAGAACCATCCATCCACAGTTAGCTCCCTTGAATGGTGGATTAAAGGAACCAAATCAG CTGCCTGATGTATGGGAGGATGAACTTCACAATGTTGTACAGATGAGCTTTGCAACAACTGCTCCCCTTACTAGCCAAGATTTTGATG GTACTGGGCCAGCAAGTCAGATGAAAGTTGAACTTTGA
- the LOC100797720 gene encoding transcription factor bHLH49 isoform X2, translated as MGDKEKFELDRNEDPMSYSSGMHSDWRFGGANIASSSVAMVGLGNSMNVSRGDLIGSSSCSSASMVDSFGPNYWENPTCSQNLGFCDINVHNNGGSSSTVAIRKDGFGFGRAGQDHHETLEMGWNPANSILSNGPGMFPHTLSQFPTDSGFIERAARFSCFSGGNFSDMVNSYGIAQSMGLYGARDAIAGHGMKSVTGGQSQGGDMNVVEATKDVSPSVEHLVAAKGSPLKSDRRSEGHVISQDEGKQSLVRPANESDRAESSDDGGGQDDSPMLEGTSGEPSSKGLNTKKRKRSGQDGDNDKANGAQELPSEGAEDNYENQQKGDHQPTSTAKASGKNAKLGSQASDPPKEEYIHVRARRGQATNSHSLAERVRREKISERMKFLQDLVPGCSKVTGKAVMLDEIINYVQSLQRQVEFLSMKLATVNPRLDFNIEGLLAKDILQQRPGPSSALGFPLDMSMAFPPLHPPQPGLIHPVIPNMANSSDILQRTIHPQLAPLNGGLKEPNQIAAREEC; from the exons ATGGGTGACAAAGAAAAGTTTGAGTTGGATAGAAACGAGGATCCTATGAGTTATTCTAGTGGAATGCACTCGGATTGGAGATTTGGGGGTGCAAATATTGCAAGTTCTTCTGTAGCTATGGTTGGCCTGGGGAATTCTATGAATGTCAGCAGAGGGGATTTGATTGGTTCTTCTTCATGTTCCTCTGCTTCAATGGTGGACTCATTTGGTCCAAACTACTGGGAAAACCCCACCTGTTCCCAAAACTTGGGATTTTGTGACATTAATGTCCACAACAATGGGGGTTCTTCAAGCACAGTTGCAATCAGAAAAGATGGTTTTGGATTTGGAAGAGCTGGTCAGGATCATCATGAAACACTTGAAATGGGTTGGAACCCTGCTAATTCTATATTATCAAATGGACCAGGGATGTTTCCCCACACTTTGTCTCAGTTTCCAACTGATTCTGGATTCATTGAGAGAGCTGCAAGATTCTCATGCTTCAGTGGAGGGAATTTTAGTGATATGGTAAACTCATATGGGATTGCTCAATCCATGGGGCTGTATGGAGCAAGAGATGCTATTGCAGGCCATGGGATGAAATCAGTAACTGGAGGGCAATCTCAGGGAGGTGATATGAATGTAGTTGAAGCTACAAAGGATGTGTCTCCATCTGTTGAACATCTTGTTGCTGCTAAAGGAAGCCCTCTCAAGAGTGATAGAAGAAGTGAAGGCCATGTTATATCCCAAGATGAAGGGAAGCAATCTCTTGTTAGGCCCGCTAATGAGTCTGATAGAGCTGAATCTAGTGATGATGGTGGTGGTCAGGATGACTCCCCAATGTTGGAAGGTACTAGTGGGGAACCTTCTAGCAAAGGACTAAacacaaagaaaaggaaaagaagtggACAG GATGGTGATAATGATAAAGCCAATGGAGCTCAAGAACTACCTAGTGAAGGTGCAGAGGACAACTATGAGAATCAACAGAAGGGAGACCACCAACCAACTTCAACAGCCAAGGCTTCTGGGAAGAATGCCAAACTGGGGTCTCAAGCTTCTGATCCACCCAAGGAGGAATACATACATGTTAGAGCTCGCCGGGGTCAAGCAACAAACAGCCATAGCCTTGCAGAGAGA GTGAGGAGGGAAAAGATAAGTGAGAGAATGAAGTTTCTTCAAGATCTTGTACCTGGATGCAGCAAG GTCACTGGCAAGGCAGTAATGCTAgatgaaatcatcaactatgtaCAGTCACTTCAACGACAGGTTGAG tttttgtctATGAAACTTGCAACAGTAAATCCACGGCTGGATTTTAATATTGAAGGACTTCTTGCTAAAGAT ATTCTTCAACAACGGCCTGGTCCTTCATCCGCACTAGGGTTTCCTCTAGATATGTCCATGGCTTTTCCTCCATTACATCCACCTCAACCTGGGCTGATTCATCCAGTAATTCCCAACATGGCAAACTCATCTGATATCCTTCAAAGAACCATCCATCCACAGTTAGCTCCCTTGAATGGTGGATTAAAGGAACCAAATCAG ATTGCTGCACGTGAGGAATGTTGA
- the LOC106799490 gene encoding uncharacterized protein codes for MKGITGAPYRARCDALTITNVSWLSYTEHRGVRAFELISSFQGQLRWGPKMVTARLERVVSADYMEWFFRISHPFMIPTQAGDQPRDAPAVDPEEYIQPPSPPVPVAFDPPPHADDYDCYEAIAQRLERVLNLRMVTADTELYDIRRGASADGSVRAR; via the exons ATGAAGGGAATCACAGGAGCACCTtacagggcacgttgtgatgCTTTGACCATCACAAATGTGTCATGGTTGTCGTACACTGAGCATCGGGGGGTTAGGGCCTTTGAGCTGATTTCATCATTCCAGGGTCAGTTGAGATGGGGTCCTAAGATGGTCACAGCTCGACTGGAGAGGGTG gtatctgcggattacatggagtggtttttcCGGATATCTCACCCATTCATGATACCGACCCAGGCAGGTGACCAGCCCAGAGATGCACCAGCCGTAGACCCTGAGGAGTACATACAGCCGCCTAGCCCCCCggttccagtggcatttgacccccctccacATGCA GATGATTACGACTGCTATGAGGcgattgcacagaggttggagcgtgtgctcaaccttaggatggTCACTGCAGACACAGAGTTATATGATATTAGACGGGGAGCCAGTGCTGATGGAAGTGTCAGGGCTCGATAG